The following are from one region of the Verrucomicrobiia bacterium genome:
- a CDS encoding ABC transporter permease, producing MLDNIRSAFASIWGNKVRSLLTMLGVVIGVTSVTTLVAMGQGLKNDVASLVDGLGTNIVAVTAGKIDTSGGQQANPAAFISGDVLTRADVEGIRKLEGVASVAPLGLIPGSVKVGEKAAAPTIAGTDANFLETVDILTVKEGRMFAADDRGVALLSKGVAEQLFDQGTALNQQVTIGTATFTVIGITEEKST from the coding sequence ATGCTTGATAACATCCGCAGTGCCTTTGCTTCCATTTGGGGTAATAAGGTCCGCAGCCTCCTCACCATGCTAGGTGTGGTTATTGGTGTTACTTCCGTGACAACCCTGGTAGCCATGGGCCAAGGGCTGAAAAACGATGTCGCCTCCCTGGTGGATGGTTTGGGGACCAATATTGTAGCCGTGACAGCCGGCAAGATTGATACGAGTGGCGGCCAGCAGGCCAACCCGGCTGCGTTTATCTCTGGCGATGTGTTGACCCGCGCCGACGTTGAGGGGATCCGTAAGTTGGAAGGCGTGGCATCGGTGGCCCCGCTCGGCCTTATTCCTGGTTCGGTAAAAGTGGGAGAAAAGGCTGCCGCCCCAACCATTGCCGGCACAGATGCCAATTTCCTGGAAACCGTTGATATTTTGACGGTAAAAGAAGGCCGTATGTTTGCTGCTGATGACCGGGGCGTTGCCCTGCTCTCCAAGGGTGTGGCAGAACAGCTGTTTGACCAGGGAACCGCACTTAATCAGCAGGTGACCATTGGCACAGCTACCTTTACGGTCATTGGTATCACGGAAGAAAAGTCGACA